Proteins from one Azospirillum ramasamyi genomic window:
- a CDS encoding DUF2190 family protein, with amino-acid sequence MTAPPPYVRRIGRRLLLAAALALPAAASAAQEKPLRPRPDPSPSPSPLPSAGPALSIRDRGAVGDGRSHPLSERYKSLEAARRVHPHVRSLDQECDWAALQGAVLELSRSGHGGTVMVPPGHYRLDGEIVLPNLDRYDEAFNEVEIVGAGMRASLLSWPEDLGPGRFGIRAGSRQAARDGRVRDDDGYQRSRIAHLSLQGPKPGNRPGDPPPEMGGVALTSRFVLERVGVFGFRAGVDVWRDHSSLISCQLTKNHIGAYWSAGTESFGDHLFLDTDLAGNTLASIAVAPENGIDHSSFISCHFGFSPYGILAEDGPPKRTFLSNNKFLDCAFEACGNGWIHGPAAEMYGNSLIGCSGSLLPRYRLPKQPATGLIVVRSLERNQFTGGTASFGDGTNDRAADIQTAAVVAASAVGNRFDDADRLIRLGRDGLAPALSVSGTCHANRFQALDCSGEFRKVGAGGVDAGNLVQRDYDRVRRLEPDRPADGVALTAASAGGVVPVATAGTAPVGKTRGAIRMGAVLRPAGTMPHRVEPAPGSAAPVGIAVTDAPAGSDSVTVDLRLEVR; translated from the coding sequence ATGACGGCCCCTCCCCCCTATGTCCGCCGCATCGGCAGGCGCCTGCTGCTGGCCGCGGCGCTCGCCCTTCCCGCCGCCGCGTCGGCCGCACAGGAAAAGCCCTTGCGCCCCCGCCCAGATCCATCGCCGTCGCCGTCTCCATTGCCGTCGGCCGGCCCCGCCCTGTCGATCCGCGACCGCGGCGCCGTCGGCGACGGGCGCAGCCATCCGCTGTCCGAACGCTACAAGAGCCTGGAGGCGGCGCGGCGCGTCCATCCGCATGTCCGCTCGCTCGACCAGGAATGCGACTGGGCGGCCCTGCAGGGCGCCGTGCTGGAACTGTCGCGGTCGGGCCATGGCGGGACGGTGATGGTGCCGCCCGGCCATTACCGGCTGGACGGCGAGATCGTCCTGCCCAACCTCGACCGCTATGACGAGGCCTTCAACGAGGTGGAGATCGTCGGCGCCGGGATGCGCGCCTCGCTGCTGTCCTGGCCGGAGGATCTCGGCCCCGGCCGCTTCGGCATCCGCGCGGGCAGCCGCCAGGCGGCACGAGATGGCAGAGTGAGGGACGACGACGGCTACCAGCGCAGCCGCATCGCCCATCTCAGCCTGCAGGGGCCGAAGCCCGGCAACCGGCCCGGCGACCCGCCGCCGGAGATGGGCGGGGTGGCCCTGACCTCCCGCTTCGTTCTCGAACGGGTAGGGGTGTTCGGCTTCCGCGCCGGGGTGGATGTCTGGCGCGACCATTCCTCGCTGATCTCGTGCCAGCTCACCAAGAACCACATCGGCGCCTACTGGTCTGCCGGGACGGAGAGTTTCGGCGACCATCTGTTCCTCGACACCGACCTCGCCGGCAACACGCTGGCCTCCATCGCGGTGGCGCCGGAGAACGGCATCGACCATTCCAGCTTCATCTCCTGCCATTTCGGCTTCTCGCCCTACGGCATCCTGGCGGAGGACGGCCCGCCCAAGCGCACCTTCCTGTCGAACAACAAGTTCCTGGACTGCGCCTTCGAGGCCTGCGGCAACGGCTGGATCCATGGCCCGGCGGCGGAGATGTACGGCAACAGCCTGATCGGCTGCAGCGGCTCTCTCCTGCCCCGTTACCGGCTGCCGAAACAGCCGGCGACCGGCCTGATCGTCGTGCGCTCGCTGGAACGCAACCAGTTCACCGGCGGCACCGCCAGCTTCGGCGACGGCACCAACGACCGCGCCGCCGATATCCAGACCGCCGCCGTCGTCGCCGCAAGCGCCGTCGGCAACCGGTTCGACGATGCCGACCGCCTGATCCGCCTCGGCCGCGACGGGCTCGCCCCGGCCCTGTCGGTCTCCGGCACCTGCCACGCCAACCGGTTCCAGGCGCTGGACTGTTCCGGCGAGTTCCGCAAGGTCGGCGCCGGCGGCGTCGATGCCGGCAATCTGGTGCAGCGCGACTACGACCGCGTCCGCCGGCTGGAGCCTGACCGCCCGGCCGACGGCGTCGCCCTCACCGCCGCATCCGCCGGAGGCGTCGTGCCCGTCGCCACCGCCGGCACCGCCCCGGTCGGCAAGACCCGCGGCGCCATCCGCATGGGAGCCGTCCTGCGCCCCGCCGGCACCATGCCCCATCGGGTCGAGCCGGCCCCCGGCTCCGCCGCACCGGTGGGCATCGCCGTGACGGACGCGCCAGCCGGCAGCGACAGCGTGACGGTCGACCTGCGGCTGGAAGTCAGGTGA
- a CDS encoding glycosyltransferase family 4 protein — MSSIVILCDHAHPGGGLAKVAIAGAVGLARRGHRVHFFTAVPPIDPALLIDGITVHCLDQPDLKGNADRVQAAIRGIWNRESARALDGLLARCPANDTVVHIHGWAKALSPSVFPVCRRSGLPVLLTLHDYFPLCPNGAFFVFPEGVNCPHRALSAGCLATDCDARAQHHKWWRAARHAAGALAGGFTGGMALVTLSDRQRAVIAPHLPPGTITLPIPNPVEVPDEIRDRDPAPVADSRHVLFVGRLSREKGAALLADAAALAGTPVRFVGDGDEAEAVRRLNPAAELAGWLPPGAVLEEVRRARAVVVPSLWYETFGLAAYEALANGVPVIVSDNCAAAEAVRTGRNGLLFRSGDAADLARCLRLLSHDSEVQRMGRTAHADYWRAPFTLDRHLDRVEEVYRAALGGGLAALARLDGNPPPGAARIRAP; from the coding sequence ATGAGCAGCATCGTCATCCTCTGCGACCACGCCCACCCGGGCGGCGGACTGGCCAAGGTCGCCATCGCCGGGGCGGTCGGGCTGGCGCGGCGCGGCCACCGGGTGCATTTCTTCACCGCCGTGCCGCCCATCGACCCCGCCCTGCTGATCGACGGCATCACCGTCCATTGCCTGGACCAGCCCGACCTGAAGGGCAACGCCGACCGCGTGCAGGCGGCGATCCGCGGCATCTGGAACCGGGAATCGGCCCGCGCGCTCGACGGGCTGCTGGCCCGCTGCCCGGCCAACGACACGGTGGTCCACATCCACGGCTGGGCCAAGGCGCTGTCGCCCAGTGTCTTTCCGGTTTGCCGCCGCTCCGGCCTGCCGGTGCTGCTGACCCTGCACGATTACTTCCCGCTCTGTCCGAACGGCGCCTTCTTCGTCTTTCCCGAGGGCGTCAACTGCCCGCACCGGGCGCTGTCGGCCGGCTGCCTCGCCACCGACTGCGACGCCCGCGCCCAGCACCACAAATGGTGGCGGGCGGCCCGTCATGCGGCGGGCGCGCTGGCCGGCGGCTTCACCGGCGGCATGGCGCTGGTGACGCTCAGCGACCGTCAGCGCGCGGTGATCGCGCCGCATCTGCCCCCCGGCACCATCACCCTGCCGATCCCCAACCCGGTCGAGGTGCCGGACGAAATCCGCGACCGCGACCCCGCCCCCGTCGCGGACAGCCGCCATGTGCTGTTCGTCGGCCGGCTGTCGCGCGAGAAGGGCGCCGCCCTGCTGGCCGACGCGGCGGCGCTGGCCGGAACCCCCGTCCGCTTCGTCGGCGACGGCGACGAGGCCGAGGCGGTCCGCCGCCTGAACCCGGCGGCCGAACTCGCCGGCTGGCTGCCGCCCGGCGCGGTGCTGGAGGAGGTCCGGCGGGCGCGCGCCGTGGTGGTGCCGTCGCTGTGGTACGAAACCTTCGGCCTTGCCGCCTACGAGGCGCTGGCCAACGGCGTTCCCGTGATCGTCAGCGACAATTGCGCGGCGGCGGAGGCGGTGCGGACCGGCAGGAACGGCCTCCTGTTCCGCAGCGGCGATGCCGCCGACCTCGCCCGTTGCCTGCGCCTGCTCTCCCACGACAGCGAGGTGCAGCGGATGGGCCGCACCGCCCATGCCGATTACTGGCGCGCCCCCTTCACGCTGGACCGCCATCTCGACCGGGTGGAGGAGGTCTACCGCGCCGCCCTCGGCGGCGGGCTGGCGGCCCTGGCGCGGCTCGACGGCAATCCGCCGCCGGGGGCGGCGCGGATCCGCGCGCCATGA
- a CDS encoding glycosyltransferase family 4 protein translates to MDGILTFPAEIREASVLQLGLGWFPETHGGAENMFYHLARHLPQQGIVFSGLVLGNTSARLDNGARIDSFAPPTASLPRRVAAARTAIAEALRRQAPDLVASHFALNTVGALPTLRNRPLVVHFHGPWALESAAEGAGPLSVRLKFLVERLVYHRANRFVVLSRSFGTILAERYGVPPDRIRLVPGGVEADRYDLPDSRQQARARLGWPQGRPVILTVRRLVKRMGLSALVDAMVELRRRVPDALLVVAGRGPEAAALQNRIGALGLEEHVRLLGFVPDAQLPLAYRAADLCVMPSQALEGFGITALESLASGTPVLVTPVGGLPEVVEGLNGDLVLAGTDARAIGTGLAEALTGVRRLPDADACRSLVRTRFDWPVIAARTAAVYRDALQ, encoded by the coding sequence ATGGACGGAATCCTGACCTTCCCCGCGGAGATCCGGGAGGCCAGCGTTCTCCAGCTCGGCCTGGGTTGGTTCCCCGAAACCCATGGCGGGGCGGAGAACATGTTCTACCACCTTGCACGCCATCTGCCGCAGCAGGGCATCGTCTTTTCCGGGCTGGTTCTCGGCAACACCTCCGCCAGGCTGGACAACGGCGCCCGCATCGACAGCTTCGCGCCGCCGACCGCCTCGCTGCCGCGCCGGGTGGCGGCGGCGCGCACCGCCATCGCCGAGGCGCTGCGCCGGCAGGCCCCCGACCTCGTCGCCTCCCATTTCGCGCTGAACACGGTGGGGGCCCTGCCCACCCTGCGCAACCGGCCGCTGGTCGTCCACTTCCACGGCCCATGGGCTTTGGAAAGCGCGGCCGAGGGAGCCGGCCCCCTGTCGGTTCGGCTGAAGTTCCTGGTTGAGCGGCTGGTCTATCACCGCGCCAACCGCTTCGTCGTGCTGTCCCGCTCCTTCGGCACCATCCTCGCCGAGCGTTACGGCGTGCCGCCCGACCGCATCCGCCTGGTGCCGGGCGGGGTGGAGGCCGACCGCTACGACCTGCCCGACAGCCGGCAGCAGGCGCGGGCGCGGCTGGGCTGGCCGCAGGGGCGCCCCGTGATCCTGACGGTCCGCCGTCTGGTGAAGCGGATGGGGCTGTCCGCGCTGGTCGACGCCATGGTGGAGCTGCGCCGCCGGGTGCCCGACGCGCTGCTGGTGGTCGCGGGCCGCGGACCGGAAGCGGCGGCGCTGCAGAACCGTATCGGCGCGCTGGGTCTGGAGGAGCATGTGCGCCTGCTGGGCTTCGTGCCCGACGCGCAGCTGCCGCTGGCCTACCGCGCCGCCGACTTGTGCGTGATGCCGTCGCAGGCGCTGGAGGGCTTCGGCATCACCGCGCTGGAATCGCTGGCGTCCGGCACCCCGGTGCTGGTCACCCCCGTCGGCGGCCTGCCCGAGGTGGTGGAGGGGCTGAACGGCGACCTCGTGCTGGCCGGAACCGACGCGCGCGCCATCGGCACCGGACTGGCGGAGGCGCTGACCGGCGTCCGCCGCCTGCCCGACGCCGACGCCTGCCGGTCGCTGGTCCGCACCCGCTTCGACTGGCCGGTGATCGCCGCCCGCACCGCCGCCGTCTACCGTGACGCCCTGCAATGA